A genome region from Camelina sativa cultivar DH55 chromosome 10, Cs, whole genome shotgun sequence includes the following:
- the LOC104720460 gene encoding uncharacterized protein LOC104720460 has protein sequence MDKTWISLPKKSIEQRNSPIHQQEDWAIYLKCYAHVEIAAIASTEDSGPQHETEAFDLFKTTFSMGEGEPNLRNDDEALEANDGEAVEETEFRKKLREDETPFYSDCIKYTKVSTIMGLYRFKVKSGVSENYFDQLLDLIQDMLPEDNVLPKSLAAKDIWKEFEKLDSCPRCKVSRWEKDKHNNEMKVGIPTKVLRYFPIKHRFRRMFRSKKMAEDLQWHYTNGTEDDGMNPFSMQNTNHSTWPMLLVNYNTPPTMCMKAENIMLTLLIPGPTAPGNNIDVYLAPLIDNLKDLWVEGIEIYDSFAKENFTLTAMLLWSISDYPALGTLSGCKVKGKQACNVCGKDTPSRWLNFSCKFVYMGNRKRLPSGHHYRYKKAWFDNTIEERNAKRIQTGAEIYETLQAFRNDFRKPLDKEIKRKRTELEDDEDLPVRHNIDVMHVEKNVSDAILAILMQSAKSEDGLKARKDLEDIGIRNHLHTEVRRKKTYLPPAAYWLSKKEKTIFGHRLSKFIGPDGYCGNIANSVSVNPPNIGSLKSHDHHVLIQNLLLAALRGLLHKVPRIAINRLCSYFNRLCQRIIDPEKLMTMETEFVETMCQLERFFPPSLFDIMFHLPIHLSKEARLGGPVHFRWMYPFKRYMKTLKAFVKNHARPEACMAEGYLAGECVAFCLEFLKDSVPVQETVNRNEDIEADRGVVEGRPLQKSIEVTLSDKDRDTAHRYVLMNMASLDPYIDSSCSLMAGLLGPYFSLMIKDGILLWQIHSDSTNSHSKEIWWLAFGPRNVALAHKGFIVNGQRFHTYAVNRKTQNSGVTYEAFSMCRSSARDMRQVADMLTYFGVIKEILLMDYHMFKVPLFRCNWANTGNGVKEEDGFTLVNLHMNQTAYLKDPFILPSQAKQVFYSREDDNSNWYVVMRAPPRGYHELET, from the exons ATGGATAAGACGTGGATTTCGCTGCCAAAGAAAAGCATCGAGCAACGAAATTCGCCAATTCATCAGCAAGAAGATTGGGCAATCTATCTGAAATGCTATGCCCATGTAGAGATTGCCGCAAT AGCGTCTACAGAAGACAGTGGTCCTCAACACGAAACAGAGGCATTTGACTTGTTTAAGACAACATTCTCTATGGGTGAAGGTGAACCAAATCTGAGGAATGATGATGAAGCATTAGAGGCAAACGACGGTGAAGCAGTAGAGGAAACTGAGTTTAGGAAAAAGTTAAGAGAAGATGAAACTCCATTCTACTCTGATTGTATCAAATACACAAAGGTTTCAACAATTATGGGACTTTACAGATTCAAGGTTAAGAGTGGTGTGTCAGAAAACTACTTTGATCAGCTGTTGGATTTAATTCAGGATATGCTACCTGAAGACAATGTACTGCCGAAGAGTTTAGCTGCTAAAGATATTTG GAAGGAGTTTGAGAAGTTAGACAGCTGTCCAAGATGCAAAGTTTCAAGATGGGAGAAGGATAAGCACAATAATGAGATGAAGGTTGGGATTCCAACAAAGGTCCTTAGATATTTTCCAATCAAGCACAGATTTAGGAGGATGTTTAGATCAAAAAAGATGGCTGAAGATTTGCAGTGGCACTATACCAATGGCACTGAAGATG ATGGGATGAACCCTTTCTCCATGCAAAACACCAATCACAGCACATGGCCAATGTTGTTGGTGAACTATAACACACCTCCGACTATGTGTATGAAGGCTGAAAATATAATGTTGACTTTGTTGATCCCTGGTCCAACAGCTCCTGGGAATAACATAGATGTTTACTTGGCACCACTAATAGACaatttaaaagatttgtggGTTGAGGGTATTGAAATCTACGACTCATTTGCGAAAGAGAATTTCACACTTACAGCCATGCTGCTTTGGAGTATCAGTGACTATCCAGCCTTAGGAACATTGTCCGGATGTAAAGTGAAGGGGAAACAAGCCTGCAATGTATGTGGAAAAGATACACCTTCCAGATGGCTAAATTTTAGCTGTAAGTTTGTCTATATGGGGAATAGAAAGAGACTACCGTCTGGCCATCATTACAGATATAAAAAAGCTTGGTTTGACAACACTATTGAGGAAAGGAATGCTAAAAGGATACAAACAGGCGCTGAAATATATGAGACACTACAAGCTTTTAGGAATGATTTTAGAAAACCTCTAGACaaggaaattaaaagaaaaagaactgaGTTGGAAGATGATGAG GATTTGCCTGTTCGTCATAATATTGATGTTATGCACGTAGAAAAAAATGTGTCGGATGCTATATTGGCTATCTTGATGCAAAGTGCTAAGTCAGAAGATGGTTTGAAAGCAAGAAAAGACTTAGAAGATATTGGAATCAGAAATCACTTGCACACAGAGGTCAGGAGAAAGAAAACATACTTACCTCCAGCAGCCTACTGGTTatccaagaaagaaaagacCATTTTCGGCCACAGGTTATCTAAGTTTATAGGTCCTGATGGTTATTGTGGTAATATTGCGAATAGTGTTTCAGTTAACCCTCCAAATATAGGTAGTTTAAAGTCGCATGATCATCATGTCCTCATACAGAACTTGTTACTGGCTGCATTAAGAGGGTTGTTACATAAGGTTCCTAGGATTGCCATCAATAGATTATGCAGTTACTTCAACAGGTTGTGTCAACGTATCATCGACCCGGAGAAACTAATGACAATGGAGACAGAGTTTGTGGAAACAATGTGTCAACTGGAGCGCTTCTTCCCTCCATCCCTTTTTGATATCATGTTCCACCTTCCAATTCATCTATCAAAAGAGGCACGTTTGGGAGGACCGGTACACTTCCGCTGGATGTATCCCTTCAAAAG GTACATGAAAACACTTAAGGCTTTTGTTAAGAATCATGCAAGGCCAGAAGCATGCATGGCTGAGGGGTATTTAGCTGGAGAATGCGTTGCATTTTGTTTAGAGTTCCTTAAAGATTCAGTACCAGTTCAAGAAACAGTTAATCGCAATGAAGATATTGAGGCTGATAGAGGCGTGGTTGAAGGTCGACCTCTGCAGAAGAGTATAGAAGTTACCCTATCAGATAAAGATAGAGACACTGCACATCGCTATGTGCTAATGAACATGGCATCTTTGGATCCTTATATTGA CTCATCTTGTAGCTTGATGGCTGGTCTTCTTGGACCA TACTTCAGCTTGATGATCAAGGATGGAATTTTACTGTGGCAGATTCATTCAGACTCAACAAATAGTCATTCTAAGGAGATATGGTGGTTGGCATTTGGACCAAGAAATGTTGCTTTAGCACATAAAGGATTTATCGTTAATGGGCAACGGTTTCACACATATGCGGTTAATCGGAAGACACAAAATAGTGGAGTAACTTATGAAGCATTTAGCATGTGTAGATCAAGTGCTCGAGATATGAGACAAGTCGCTGATATGCTTACATATTTTGGAGTGATAAAGGAGATTTTACTTATGGACTATCACATGTTCAAAGTGCCGCTGTTTAGATGCAATTGGGCCAACACAGGGAATGGTGTGAAGGAGGAAGATGGTTTCACTCTTGTCAACCTTCATATGAACCAAACAGCCTATTTGAAAGATCCATTCATTCTACCTTCTCAAGCAAAACAGGTTTTCTATTCTAGGGAAGATGATAATTCAAATTGGTATGTTGTTATGAGAGCACCACCTAGAGGCTATCATgagttggaaacataa
- the LOC109127043 gene encoding uncharacterized protein LOC109127043, translating to MCYILKKLWDAKYLGQWTRCFCIWIQSLPKMYPCKTRKVKLEDAKYMTNEDDEVIAEGVVCSTNSKEKVNNIPLGPSAVCIEVVKVFNDNAHLWRPTTEASLIGDAINEKIAWPVLKIDVTTATTTDATQPKVQVCYFICLSVD from the exons ATGTGCTATATCTTGAAGAAACTGTGGGATGCAAAATACCTTGGCCAATGGACAAGGTGCTTTTGTATATGGATCCAGTCGCTTCCGAAGATGTATCCATG CAAAACAAGGAAAGTGAAACTCGAAGATGcaaaatatatgactaatgaAGACGATGAGGTTATTGCTGAAGGTGTTGTGTGCTCAACTAACTCCAAAGAGAAGGTTAACAATATACCTCTAGGTCCAAGTGCTGTTTGTATTGAAGTTGTGAAGGTTTTCAATGATAATGCTCATTTGTGGAGGCCAACTACTGAAGCTAGTTTAATTGGTGATGCAATTAACGAGAAAATCGCATGGCCAGTCCTAAAGATTGACGTCACGACTGCAACCACTACAGATGCAACACAACCTAAAGTCCAGGTAtgttatttcatttgtttgtctGTTGATTGA